A genomic region of Porticoccaceae bacterium LTM1 contains the following coding sequences:
- a CDS encoding class GN sortase — protein sequence MATVFHMSKVALGLMPKGVSPFFLLRNWRRHLAAVLALFAIALIVDSLYIHAKAQLGQYLIRSAWKESLEKGEQVKPWCWADTWPVARLHIPKLNVDQVVLAGDNGQALAFGPGLISTSSGGLVVSGHRDTHFSFLEHITLGSVLEFQYYKDSGPRRFQVTELEVVNIDDTDLYVPEQSLLLYTCWPFRGVELHTPWRYLAIAVPQIRSETENE from the coding sequence ATGGCCACAGTTTTTCATATGTCAAAAGTGGCCTTGGGGCTGATGCCGAAAGGTGTCAGCCCATTTTTTTTACTCAGAAATTGGCGCCGCCACCTGGCTGCTGTGCTGGCTCTTTTTGCGATAGCTTTGATAGTTGATTCACTATATATCCACGCCAAAGCGCAGCTTGGGCAGTACCTGATTCGATCTGCCTGGAAGGAGTCCCTTGAGAAGGGTGAGCAGGTGAAGCCCTGGTGTTGGGCGGATACCTGGCCGGTGGCTCGATTGCATATTCCGAAACTCAATGTTGACCAAGTAGTGCTGGCGGGTGATAACGGTCAGGCATTGGCATTTGGGCCCGGTTTGATTTCGACTTCTTCCGGTGGTCTTGTCGTTAGCGGTCACCGCGATACCCACTTTTCATTCCTTGAACATATAACCCTTGGCTCAGTGCTTGAGTTTCAATATTACAAGGACTCTGGGCCTCGGCGTTTTCAAGTAACCGAATTGGAAGTGGTCAATATTGATGACACGGATTTGTATGTTCCAGAGCAATCTTTGCTGCTTTACACCTGTTGGCCATTCCGTGGTGTTGAGCTGCATACCCCCTGGCGATACCTGGCAATCGCCGTGCCCCAGATCAGATCGGAGACCGAGAATGAATGA